In a genomic window of Maridesulfovibrio ferrireducens:
- a CDS encoding glutamate decarboxylase — MALHDKNSVRGKLLDDVYASTDLSVRMPKYKFPAEEHDPRHAYQVVHDELMLDGNSRQNMATFCQTWVDPEMHKLMDECVDKNMIDKDEYPQTAELEARCVHMLADLWNSPDAVNTLGCSTTGSSEAAMLGAMALKWRWRDKMKKEGKPTDRPNLICGPVQICWHKFARYWDVELREIPMEKDRLIMTPEEVIKRCDENTIGVVPTLGVTFTCQYEPVKAVCDALDKLQAETGLDIPVHVDGASGGFLAPFVEPELEWDFRLPRVKSINASGHKFGLAPLGVGWVIWRDKEDLPEDLIFRVNYLGGDIPTFALNFSRPGGQIVAQYYNFLRLGREGYRKIHQACYDTAQAIAAKIGEMGPFEIIYDGKGGIPALSWTLKPGVDHGFSLYDLSDRLRSRGWQVPAYSMPAHREDLVIMRMLVRHGVSLDLGELLLADMQRCLDFLKKNPMTEPLSEEDAGGFSHSK; from the coding sequence ATGGCACTACATGATAAAAATTCAGTCAGGGGAAAGTTGTTGGATGATGTTTACGCTTCCACCGATTTGTCGGTTCGAATGCCCAAATATAAATTTCCAGCCGAAGAGCATGATCCCCGTCACGCATATCAGGTTGTTCATGATGAGTTGATGCTGGACGGTAATTCCCGTCAGAATATGGCTACATTCTGCCAGACATGGGTGGACCCTGAGATGCACAAACTCATGGATGAGTGTGTGGATAAAAATATGATCGACAAAGATGAATATCCACAGACGGCTGAACTCGAAGCTCGCTGTGTGCATATGCTTGCCGATCTCTGGAATTCACCGGATGCGGTTAATACCTTGGGTTGTTCGACCACCGGTTCCAGTGAAGCCGCCATGCTCGGTGCTATGGCTTTGAAATGGCGCTGGCGTGATAAAATGAAAAAAGAGGGCAAGCCGACAGACAGGCCCAATCTTATATGTGGTCCGGTACAGATTTGCTGGCACAAGTTTGCCCGCTATTGGGATGTTGAATTACGTGAAATTCCCATGGAAAAAGATCGGTTGATCATGACTCCGGAAGAAGTCATCAAGCGGTGTGATGAAAATACTATCGGCGTTGTTCCAACTCTCGGGGTGACGTTCACTTGCCAGTATGAACCTGTCAAAGCGGTCTGCGATGCCTTGGATAAACTGCAAGCTGAAACCGGACTGGATATTCCTGTTCATGTTGACGGCGCAAGCGGCGGCTTTCTGGCTCCTTTCGTAGAGCCTGAATTGGAATGGGATTTCCGTTTGCCGCGCGTTAAATCTATAAACGCTTCGGGTCATAAGTTCGGACTGGCTCCACTTGGTGTGGGTTGGGTTATCTGGCGTGACAAGGAAGATCTTCCCGAAGATCTGATTTTCCGTGTTAATTATCTGGGCGGCGACATTCCGACATTTGCTCTGAATTTTTCACGCCCCGGTGGTCAGATTGTAGCGCAATATTACAATTTTCTGCGCCTTGGCAGAGAAGGGTACCGCAAGATTCATCAGGCTTGCTATGATACGGCTCAAGCCATTGCCGCAAAAATCGGAGAGATGGGGCCATTTGAAATTATATATGACGGCAAGGGCGGCATCCCGGCTCTCAGCTGGACGTTGAAGCCGGGAGTGGATCACGGTTTTTCACTTTACGATTTGTCCGATCGTCTGCGTAGTCGTGGTTGGCAGGTTCCGGCGTATTCCATGCCTGCCCATCGTGAGGATCTGGTCATCATGCGCATGTTAGTGCGTCACGGTGTAAGCCTTGATCTCGGCGAGTTGTTGTTAGCCGACATGCAGCGCTGTCTGGATTTCCTGAAAAAGAATCCGATGACAGAGCCATTGTCAGAGGAAGATGCCGGCGGGTTCAGTCACTCCAAGTAA
- a CDS encoding peptidoglycan-binding protein, translated as MTPTTDINRSLFERAHGGLRLVRGELIRLFQTGLINHDSMNGPADGIFGPGTQKAINSFQQAANMPITGVINGATWTAVTGTDSPSLKDRSLQLTADFEGHGYGKAEGDFDGCGLTWGIIGFTLKHGEVQKILSKISTDHPAILSACFGQHTESVTQMLTQSLKNQMKWARSISVGRNKAKIHPEWAVAFKKLGETLECQAIQLKQVDKYWNIAQKDYAKFNLQTEQGMALCFDIAVQNGGIDHEEESTIKQSINNMPAPSDLDIRLCIADTVAESSRPQYIEDVRRRKRTIASGSGRVHGGRYDTELWGISDIIIS; from the coding sequence ATGACTCCAACAACGGATATAAACCGATCACTTTTTGAACGTGCACATGGCGGACTCAGATTAGTTAGAGGTGAGCTGATCAGACTATTTCAAACAGGACTTATAAACCATGACTCCATGAACGGTCCTGCAGATGGAATATTCGGACCAGGTACCCAAAAAGCAATAAATTCATTCCAACAAGCTGCAAACATGCCCATTACCGGGGTAATTAATGGCGCAACATGGACAGCGGTAACAGGAACGGATTCTCCCTCACTTAAAGACCGATCACTTCAACTGACAGCGGATTTTGAAGGACACGGTTACGGTAAAGCAGAAGGAGACTTTGATGGATGCGGACTAACGTGGGGTATTATCGGATTCACCTTAAAACATGGAGAAGTTCAGAAAATACTAAGTAAAATTAGCACTGATCACCCCGCCATACTCAGCGCATGTTTTGGACAACACACTGAGTCGGTAACCCAAATGCTGACCCAAAGCTTAAAAAATCAAATGAAATGGGCTCGTTCAATATCCGTGGGACGTAATAAAGCCAAAATCCACCCTGAATGGGCTGTTGCATTTAAAAAATTAGGTGAAACTTTAGAATGCCAAGCTATCCAACTTAAACAGGTGGATAAATATTGGAACATTGCGCAAAAGGATTATGCCAAATTTAACCTGCAAACTGAGCAGGGAATGGCTCTGTGTTTCGATATTGCAGTCCAAAATGGAGGAATTGACCATGAGGAAGAAAGCACAATCAAACAGAGCATAAACAATATGCCAGCTCCTTCTGATCTTGATATCAGACTGTGCATTGCAGATACGGTAGCTGAGAGCAGCCGTCCGCAGTATATAGAAGATGTTCGCAGACGAAAAAGGACAATTGCATCAGGTAGTGGAAGAGTGCACGGAGGACGATATGACACTGAACTCTGGGGAATATCTGACATAATTATTTCTTAA
- the cls gene encoding cardiolipin synthase has translation MTLELLAFIALFFHFLGFFSAIKAIMESRTPQGSVAWALGLVAIPYLALPAYWIFGRNKFHGFVKLLRANHARSSDAVQEYTQVLRERNLLMFPDQRIALPIEKIAKLPFTSGNNVDLLIDGRQTFDSIFAGIARAEKYILVQFYIVKADGLGNELKDRLISKAREGVEVCFLYDEIGSLGLADEYLSGLSAAGVKVYAFNTTKGRANRFQLNFRNHRKIVVVDGVEAWVGGHNVGDEYLGQSAGLRHWRDTHIRIAGPAAQSIQVSFYEDWYWASNELLELEWNPVAAEGGRNVGALALPSGPEDTFEACTLFFMECIQSARERLWIVSPYFVPDEQFITALHLAVLRGVDVRIMIPRKTDNFLVTYTHWAYVDQLLQIGAKVYWYDKGFLHQKVVLVDEGYATVGTANFDNRSFRLNFEITMVIANEDFNSEVASMLENDFSNSVQVTDEDIIKKSFLFHLFVRVAQLTAPIQ, from the coding sequence ATGACTTTGGAATTATTAGCGTTTATAGCATTATTTTTCCATTTTTTAGGTTTTTTCAGCGCAATAAAAGCGATTATGGAATCCCGTACTCCGCAGGGTTCTGTTGCATGGGCGCTTGGACTTGTCGCGATTCCTTATCTGGCTTTGCCTGCTTACTGGATATTCGGGCGGAATAAATTTCACGGGTTTGTTAAATTGCTGCGGGCCAATCATGCGCGCAGCAGTGATGCTGTCCAAGAATATACTCAGGTGCTCAGGGAGCGGAATTTGTTAATGTTTCCGGATCAAAGGATCGCATTGCCAATTGAGAAGATTGCAAAACTCCCATTTACGTCCGGCAATAATGTCGACCTTCTGATAGACGGCAGGCAAACTTTTGATTCAATTTTTGCCGGAATTGCGCGTGCTGAGAAATATATACTCGTGCAATTTTACATAGTTAAGGCTGACGGCTTGGGCAATGAACTTAAGGACAGATTAATCAGCAAAGCTCGCGAAGGTGTGGAGGTTTGTTTTCTTTATGATGAAATAGGCAGCCTCGGGCTTGCGGATGAATATTTGTCGGGGCTTAGTGCTGCGGGTGTTAAGGTTTATGCATTCAATACAACCAAAGGGCGGGCCAATCGATTTCAATTGAATTTTAGAAATCACCGGAAAATTGTCGTTGTAGACGGTGTTGAAGCGTGGGTCGGCGGGCACAATGTCGGCGATGAGTATCTTGGCCAAAGTGCAGGGCTGCGACATTGGCGCGATACACATATTCGAATTGCCGGGCCTGCGGCTCAGTCTATTCAGGTTTCATTTTACGAAGATTGGTATTGGGCAAGCAATGAATTGCTTGAACTGGAGTGGAATCCCGTAGCTGCTGAAGGTGGACGAAATGTGGGCGCGCTGGCGCTGCCCTCAGGGCCTGAGGATACTTTCGAGGCGTGCACGTTGTTTTTTATGGAATGTATTCAGAGCGCCAGAGAGCGGCTGTGGATAGTAAGTCCTTATTTTGTTCCTGATGAACAGTTTATTACAGCATTACATCTGGCTGTTTTACGCGGTGTGGATGTGCGGATAATGATACCGCGAAAGACTGATAATTTTTTGGTGACATATACTCATTGGGCTTATGTCGATCAGTTGTTGCAGATCGGGGCGAAGGTTTATTGGTATGACAAAGGGTTTCTGCATCAGAAGGTTGTACTTGTTGATGAAGGGTACGCAACAGTGGGTACGGCTAATTTTGATAACCGCTCATTCCGGCTCAATTTTGAGATTACTATGGTCATTGCCAATGAAGATTTTAATAGTGAAGTGGCCAGTATGCTTGAAAATGATTTCAGCAACAGTGTGCAGGTGACCGATGAAGATATAATAAAAAAAAGTTTTCTGTTCCACCTGTTTGTTAGAGTCGCGCAACTGACGGCACCGATTCAGTGA
- the mazG gene encoding nucleoside triphosphate pyrophosphohydrolase produces the protein MSNSKSLEKLQGVISALLGPDGCPWDKDQTPRSLCDYVIEEAFELVEAIRADDSKEAMEELGDVMFLLLFIAELYEKKGSFSLADSLDSSSAKMIRRHPHVFAETKIDNQDELLRNWEKIKRSEKDDSNKLFDSLPKGLPPLLKSYRINSKAAHTGFTFESDEQCTQQLESEWKEWNEALESGDSAKSEEEFGDYLFALVELGRRKGIKANSALDVTNNKFLGRFSKMEDLAKEQNKDVSEMELSELNELWNQVK, from the coding sequence ATGAGTAATTCAAAATCTCTCGAAAAGTTACAGGGAGTTATCTCCGCCCTGCTCGGTCCTGACGGTTGTCCTTGGGACAAAGATCAAACTCCACGTTCACTTTGTGACTATGTTATTGAGGAAGCGTTTGAACTAGTAGAAGCTATAAGAGCAGACGATTCAAAAGAAGCGATGGAAGAACTGGGAGATGTGATGTTTCTTCTTCTGTTCATAGCTGAATTATATGAGAAAAAAGGATCTTTCTCTCTTGCCGATTCACTTGATTCCAGCTCAGCCAAGATGATCAGAAGACACCCACATGTTTTTGCTGAAACAAAAATTGATAATCAGGATGAATTGCTCCGTAACTGGGAAAAGATCAAACGTAGCGAAAAAGACGATTCAAATAAACTTTTTGACTCACTGCCCAAAGGGCTGCCACCGCTTCTTAAATCTTACCGCATCAACTCCAAGGCCGCGCACACAGGCTTTACATTTGAATCCGACGAGCAATGTACACAACAGCTTGAAAGCGAATGGAAAGAATGGAATGAGGCCCTTGAATCGGGTGATAGCGCAAAGTCTGAAGAAGAATTCGGGGACTACCTGTTCGCGCTGGTAGAACTTGGACGTAGAAAAGGCATTAAAGCCAACAGCGCTCTGGATGTAACGAATAATAAATTCTTAGGAAGATTTTCTAAAATGGAAGATCTGGCAAAAGAACAGAATAAAGATGTTTCCGAGATGGAACTTTCTGAACTAAACGAACTTTGGAATCAGGTTAAGTAA
- a CDS encoding CvpA family protein: MNTAGLALNSLDIILIVIAAGLVFRGLLRGIVREAISVFSLILGFYLAARYHQELMPYFGNFFDGPGTVKAFSYLSIIAVTILVSVLLGIVIKKILTITMLGWADQALGGLLGLVEAVLVGGILIIILNSFTPNSDFLTKSKLAPKVISAASLLIGFAPDNILESLDIKSMIPEQSQLTNQIKEII, encoded by the coding sequence ATGAATACAGCAGGATTAGCTCTAAATTCGCTAGATATTATTCTTATAGTTATTGCCGCAGGATTAGTTTTCAGAGGACTTCTTCGTGGTATCGTAAGGGAAGCAATTTCTGTGTTTTCGCTTATTTTAGGATTTTATCTGGCTGCAAGATATCATCAGGAACTAATGCCTTATTTCGGAAATTTTTTCGATGGACCGGGAACAGTCAAAGCTTTCAGTTACCTTTCAATAATTGCTGTCACCATTTTGGTCTCAGTACTGCTCGGCATAGTTATTAAAAAGATTCTCACAATAACAATGCTGGGCTGGGCAGATCAGGCTCTAGGCGGACTTTTAGGATTAGTTGAAGCTGTGTTAGTCGGCGGAATACTTATTATTATTCTTAATAGTTTTACCCCTAATTCTGATTTTCTCACCAAATCAAAACTAGCTCCTAAAGTTATATCCGCCGCAAGCCTTTTAATAGGTTTTGCTCCAGATAATATTTTGGAATCATTGGATATTAAATCTATGATCCCTGAACAATCCCAACTAACTAATCAAATCAAAGAAATTATATAA
- the rfbC gene encoding dTDP-4-dehydrorhamnose 3,5-epimerase: protein MNLIETEFPGLIILEPKVFRDERGFFLESFNRPFFAKNGLPVDFVQDNHAYSSGIGVLRGLHLQLPPHAQAKLVWVTRGAVSDVVVDLRKGSPTYLKSFKIELSAENFRRLFIPKGFAHGYETLTEENEFMYKVDAGYAPESEAGIRWNDSDLAIEWKAENPVLSEKDNKLPSLAQFESPFKF, encoded by the coding sequence ATGAATTTGATTGAGACGGAATTTCCCGGGCTTATTATCCTTGAACCGAAGGTTTTTCGGGATGAGCGGGGATTCTTTCTGGAAAGTTTTAACAGACCTTTTTTTGCGAAAAACGGGCTGCCAGTAGATTTTGTTCAGGATAATCATGCGTATTCCAGTGGTATCGGAGTGTTACGGGGGCTGCATTTGCAACTGCCGCCACACGCACAGGCCAAACTTGTATGGGTTACAAGAGGGGCTGTCAGCGATGTAGTTGTGGATTTGCGGAAAGGTTCTCCAACTTATTTGAAGTCATTCAAGATTGAACTTTCGGCTGAAAATTTTCGCAGACTGTTTATTCCTAAAGGCTTCGCTCATGGTTATGAAACATTAACTGAAGAGAATGAGTTTATGTATAAAGTTGATGCCGGTTACGCTCCTGAGAGCGAGGCAGGTATCCGCTGGAATGATTCTGATCTGGCGATTGAGTGGAAAGCTGAAAATCCGGTTCTTTCTGAGAAAGATAATAAACTTCCATCACTAGCTCAGTTTGAATCACCATTTAAATTTTAG
- the qrcA gene encoding menaquinone reductase multiheme cytochrome c subunit QrcA, translating into MEEKRASKQCGGVLPFFIGVLASLVIGWWVFPQVIYSQKTQPIDFSHKVHVDGEGMDCESCHTFMEDGSFAGLPSNEKCAECHEDLLGESKAEETYVNEYLAKDVEVPWLVYQYQPDNVYFSHMAHKGFECTDCHPDVGNSDTLPTYYENRISGYSKQTMKMWQCERCHAEVGTSNACYVCHK; encoded by the coding sequence ATGGAGGAGAAAAGAGCATCGAAGCAGTGTGGAGGCGTTCTCCCTTTCTTCATCGGTGTCCTTGCGAGCCTGGTCATCGGTTGGTGGGTTTTTCCGCAGGTTATTTATAGCCAGAAAACTCAGCCTATTGATTTCAGTCACAAGGTCCACGTTGACGGTGAGGGAATGGACTGTGAGTCGTGTCACACGTTTATGGAAGATGGTTCCTTTGCGGGGCTTCCTTCGAATGAGAAGTGTGCTGAATGTCACGAAGATCTTCTCGGTGAATCAAAAGCCGAAGAAACTTACGTGAATGAGTACCTTGCGAAGGACGTCGAGGTTCCATGGCTGGTTTATCAGTATCAGCCTGATAACGTATACTTTTCGCACATGGCGCACAAAGGCTTCGAGTGTACTGATTGCCATCCCGATGTTGGCAATAGCGACACCCTGCCGACGTATTACGAAAACAGGATAAGCGGTTACAGCAAGCAGACCATGAAGATGTGGCAGTGTGAACGCTGTCATGCGGAAGTTGGTACCAGCAACGCATGTTACGTCTGCCATAAGTAA
- the qrcB gene encoding menaquinone reductase molybdopterin-binding-like subunit QrcB gives MGIDRRTFIQLVTGGVVGSLFTPVIWKSLDDAAIWSQNWPWIPRLKSGQITEQATLSKFGPSPCSLTVKSVGGSPYVVKGNVENEMSKGGVDAISAGGAQLLYSPSRVNGPMKKVADGKYESISWEEAEKMLSEKLSAVKGQAGKLAIVSGDATGTSSEVLSAFAAGMGSSDCYLMPGDEQAAAVALDNMGGSGQIGYDLDNSDFVLFIGADAMNSWGSVVRNQRVYSEMRPTGEDLKSVYVYAGPFLNSTASSSDKWIPVAPGTGAIFSLGLAYHMLNSGSSASASDFADFKTLVMSRFTPDKVEKAIGVAPGVMAGLAKQLMSASAPLVISGSEFGQGAGAVDIIAATALNMLLGRVGEKGGMKLLADLPLAVDSAVSRTELSSRDFAGYLAAVASDKVKAPEVLLAYEANPVYAMPQADTMAAAIAKVPFLVSFSTWMDETASKADLIMPNPHSFERFDDAQTPYGVGVAMLSACAPVTEPIYNGKSTIDVVLGVASGLGIDLGYESAEAVLQAKAEKAGADWDSLVGGAAFVSDSTESGSLKFAASVLSKAVAMPKGGEIALAPYAKLNVGSSTVAIPPLNCVTISKFELQGKDLFVQINGVTAKKLNVSEGSKVKLTGTGGECVARVHINEGVMNDVIAAPLGFGHTAWDVFSRGKGDNISKILTVGTEPGTGMSVWTSSFVSIA, from the coding sequence ATGGGTATTGATCGCAGAACTTTTATTCAATTGGTTACAGGTGGTGTTGTAGGTTCACTCTTCACACCTGTTATTTGGAAATCTTTGGATGATGCCGCTATTTGGTCTCAGAACTGGCCTTGGATTCCAAGGCTTAAGTCCGGACAGATCACTGAGCAGGCTACTTTGTCCAAATTCGGCCCTTCCCCTTGTTCTTTGACGGTTAAATCCGTCGGGGGCAGCCCTTACGTTGTAAAGGGAAATGTCGAAAATGAAATGAGCAAAGGCGGCGTCGACGCAATAAGCGCAGGCGGTGCACAGCTTCTTTACAGTCCTTCCCGTGTGAATGGACCTATGAAAAAGGTCGCAGACGGTAAGTATGAGTCTATCTCCTGGGAAGAAGCTGAGAAAATGCTTTCAGAGAAACTTTCTGCCGTTAAAGGGCAGGCCGGAAAACTCGCCATCGTAAGTGGCGACGCTACCGGAACTTCTAGCGAAGTTTTATCTGCTTTTGCCGCAGGTATGGGAAGCAGTGATTGCTACCTGATGCCCGGTGATGAGCAGGCCGCAGCAGTTGCTTTGGATAATATGGGTGGCAGCGGACAGATCGGTTACGATCTGGACAATTCTGATTTTGTTCTGTTCATCGGAGCAGATGCAATGAACTCTTGGGGTTCTGTTGTAAGAAATCAGCGTGTATATTCCGAAATGCGTCCTACCGGCGAAGACTTAAAAAGCGTTTATGTCTATGCCGGACCTTTCTTGAACAGCACAGCTTCTTCAAGCGATAAGTGGATTCCTGTAGCACCTGGAACAGGCGCTATATTCAGCCTCGGTCTTGCATATCACATGCTTAATTCCGGATCTTCCGCTTCTGCCTCTGATTTTGCTGACTTCAAGACTCTGGTTATGTCCAGATTCACTCCTGATAAGGTTGAAAAAGCAATCGGTGTAGCTCCAGGCGTAATGGCCGGGCTTGCTAAGCAGCTTATGTCTGCTTCAGCACCGCTTGTTATTTCCGGTTCTGAATTCGGACAGGGCGCAGGTGCTGTTGATATCATCGCAGCTACCGCACTCAATATGCTCCTCGGCAGAGTTGGTGAGAAGGGCGGAATGAAGCTCCTCGCTGATCTTCCATTAGCTGTTGATTCAGCTGTCAGCCGTACAGAACTTTCCAGCAGAGATTTTGCTGGTTATCTTGCAGCAGTTGCTTCAGATAAAGTTAAAGCTCCTGAAGTGCTCTTGGCTTACGAAGCGAATCCGGTATATGCAATGCCTCAGGCCGACACCATGGCTGCAGCAATTGCTAAAGTGCCGTTCCTTGTAAGTTTTAGCACATGGATGGATGAAACAGCTTCTAAAGCTGACTTGATTATGCCTAATCCGCACAGTTTTGAGCGTTTTGATGATGCACAGACTCCTTACGGAGTTGGTGTTGCAATGCTCAGCGCATGTGCTCCCGTTACTGAGCCTATCTATAACGGTAAGTCCACAATAGACGTCGTTCTCGGCGTTGCAAGCGGACTTGGTATTGATCTCGGATATGAATCTGCAGAGGCAGTTTTGCAGGCTAAGGCCGAAAAAGCTGGCGCAGATTGGGATTCACTTGTTGGAGGAGCAGCTTTTGTTTCTGATTCTACAGAATCAGGTTCGCTTAAGTTTGCAGCATCCGTTCTCTCTAAGGCAGTTGCTATGCCTAAGGGTGGCGAAATTGCATTGGCTCCTTATGCTAAGCTCAACGTCGGATCCTCTACAGTGGCGATTCCGCCATTGAACTGTGTGACAATCAGCAAGTTCGAGCTGCAAGGCAAAGACCTCTTCGTTCAGATTAACGGAGTGACCGCTAAGAAACTTAACGTTTCCGAAGGTTCTAAAGTTAAACTTACTGGAACAGGCGGAGAGTGTGTTGCCAGAGTCCACATCAACGAAGGCGTAATGAATGATGTGATTGCCGCACCTCTTGGATTCGGTCATACCGCTTGGGACGTGTTCTCCCGCGGAAAAGGCGACAACATCTCCAAAATTCTCACTGTTGGCACTGAGCCCGGAACCGGCATGTCCGTCTGGACCAGTTCTTTCGTGAGCATCGCCTAA
- the qrcC gene encoding menaquinone reductase iron-sulfur cluster-binding subunit QrcC yields the protein MQHIEFDTKWTMVIDVDKCTGCGACMVSCQAENNIAPMEDGSNKLKTLTWLLVYELNNGKDFPERESAYLPRPCMQCGKPACVPVCPVVATTKDEEGGIVSQIYPRCIGCRYCMAACPYHARYFGWFDPIWPEGMEKALSPSTSTRPRGVVEKCNFCHSRLLDARARARAEDMDPNKLPDGWYKPACLEACPTGAISFGDSKNPEHKVHDLIKDKNAFRLLESLGMDPQVYYISRHDWVREQSDNHLPKDKH from the coding sequence ATGCAACATATTGAATTTGATACTAAATGGACCATGGTAATTGATGTCGACAAGTGTACCGGTTGCGGTGCTTGTATGGTATCTTGCCAGGCAGAAAATAATATAGCACCAATGGAAGACGGTTCTAACAAACTGAAAACCCTTACTTGGTTGCTTGTTTATGAATTGAATAATGGAAAGGATTTCCCTGAACGGGAATCAGCATACCTTCCAAGACCTTGCATGCAGTGCGGAAAGCCGGCTTGCGTTCCCGTTTGTCCCGTAGTTGCTACTACTAAGGACGAAGAAGGCGGAATCGTCAGTCAGATTTATCCTCGTTGTATCGGTTGTCGGTACTGTATGGCTGCGTGTCCTTACCACGCTCGTTACTTTGGATGGTTTGATCCAATTTGGCCTGAAGGAATGGAAAAAGCACTTTCACCTTCAACTTCCACGCGTCCTCGCGGTGTTGTTGAGAAATGTAACTTCTGTCATTCCAGACTGCTTGATGCTCGTGCTCGCGCCCGTGCTGAAGATATGGATCCTAATAAACTTCCTGACGGTTGGTATAAACCTGCTTGTCTTGAAGCCTGCCCCACTGGTGCAATCTCTTTCGGAGACTCAAAGAATCCTGAACATAAGGTCCACGATCTTATTAAGGATAAGAACGCTTTCCGTCTTCTTGAAAGTCTCGGCATGGACCCTCAGGTCTATTACATAAGCCGTCATGATTGGGTCCGTGAGCAGAGTGATAACCACTTGCCTAAAGACAAGCACTAG